The Fusarium musae strain F31 chromosome 10, whole genome shotgun sequence genome window below encodes:
- a CDS encoding hypothetical protein (EggNog:ENOG41~MEROPS:MER0018694), protein MLAGAADSHRRSQLQQKLGVAEGLEAHVSALHADLAPLAKQDIISLANAVFVDQSVEIATKYKKYLEAFQAQSWQFPTLADSVKDINSWISQNTLGRITDLLSSSALRKCHVVLANATAFRDTWKTKFNRENTVLDHPFHLENGSIRAAEMMFVYKEYVETASSSNYTAVRVPYATESDSSPVALVAWLPNPGITIRSLLEQLSTTKSEGPSFRRRKLTKFGFPKFETRSKVSLMDELAGLGFPIKGNYPEMGSGPTEVTAISHEASIKVDEEGAEATAATVVMVARKRSTVVNEEVLVFDRPFLYIIEAGENRHDEKRSVHTTQNNTEPTSPTHNLDLTSFSPLRQQYDLVVCTWWVVSAWAPKLDDIKIDIQKITQEVNDEEKSRALVHTCRYCYQLSKGKLAAESSYWLQIRRREVSAQLEDLAREARMFNKPTLRPLQKVSVATYVLCQESRSDARTLDELVDQLGVRLSLVETAIRRLDDLRNTFEGKHALTKLWKYLIFKLTEEELDSYEAEQMVIGRNMIEMLDGGFILPELASW, encoded by the exons ATGCTAGCTGGGGCAGCAGATTCCCATCGCCGATCACAATTACAGCAGAAGCTCGGCGTAGCTGAAGGTTTGGAGGCACATGTTTCAGCTCTACACGCAGACCTAGCACCTCTAGCTAAACAGGATATTATATCACTGGCTAACGCTGTCTTTGTCGACCAATCAGTCGAAATTGCGACTAAATACAAGAAGTATCTAGAGGCATTCCAAGCTCAGTCATGGCAATTTCCAACCCTTGCCGATTCGGTGAAGGATATTAATTCCTGGATATCCCAAAACACACTAGGCAGAATCACGGATTTGCTTAGCTCGAGCGCCTTGCGCAAATGCCATGTCGTTCTTGCAAACGCTACAGCTTTCAGAGATACATGGAAGACCAAGTTCAATCGTGAGAACACAGTTTTAGATCATCCCTTCCACCTGGAGAATGGGAGCATCCGAGCAGCAGAGATGATGTTTGTTTACAAGGAATATGTTGAAACAGCATCCAGCAGCAATTATACCGCTGTCCGAGTTCCGTATGCCACGGAATCAGACTCTTCACCGGTGGCCTTGGTGGCATGGCTTCCCAATCCTGGAATTACAATAAGGTCACTCCTCGAGCAGTTATCCACGACCAAGTCAGAAGGTCCTTCGTTCCGGAGGAGGAAATTGACTAAATTTGGGTTTCCCAAATTTGAAACCAGAAGCAAGGTCTCGCTGATGGATGAGCTGGCAGGTCTTGGGTTTCCGATCAAAGGCAACTATCCTGAAATGGGATCTGGTCCCACGGAGGTCACGGCAATCAGCCATGAGGCCTccatcaaggttgacgaggaaGGAGCTGAAGCGACAGCGGCGACTGTCGTCATGGTGGCGCGGAAACGCTCTACGGTGGTCAACGAGGAGGTCCTGGTATTCGACAGACCGTTCCTGTACATAATAGAAGCTGGAGAAAATCGGCAC gatgagaagaggtcGGTCCACACTACACAGAACAACACCGAGCCGACATCTCCCACTCACAACTTGGATCTCACGAGTTTCAGTCCGCTTCG CCAGCAGTATGACTTGGTTGTTTGCACTTGGTGGGTGGTTAGTGCATGGGCGCCAAAACTTGACGACATCAAAATTGACATCCAGAAGATTACCCAGGAGGTAAACGATGAAGAGAAATCGCGGGCTCTCGTACATACCTGTAGATATTGCTACCAGCTTTCGAAAGGAAAATTAGCAGCTGAATCAAGCTATTGGCTGCAGATTCGACGACGAGAGGTTTCTGCACAACTCGAGGATCTTGCACGAGAGGCCAGAATGTTCAACAAGCCAACACTCCGACCATTGCAAAAGGTAAGCGTTGCCACATATGTCCTTTGCCAAGAGAGTCGTAGCGATGCTCGAACGCTCGATGAGCTTGTCGATCAACTTGGCGTTCGACTATCACTTGTTGAAACGGCGATAAGAAGGCTCGATGATCTTCGTAACACTTTTGAGGGGAAACACGCTTTGACAAAGCTATGGAAGTACTTGATATTCAAGTTGACAGAGGAAGAACTTGACAGCTACGAGGCCGAACAGATGGTGATTGGAAGAAACATGATTGAAATGTTGGACGGGGGATTTATTTTACCAGAGCTGGCCTCATGGTGA
- a CDS encoding hypothetical protein (EggNog:ENOG41), which yields MAALLRNRLLIFIFTILMVSYLMTTASAAPAERADVQYDVVIYGNTVAAIAAAVQTKRMKKSVAIVFPGNTLGGLTTSGLGWTDSKKGSSIGGIAREFYGKVYTYYQKTSPWTQETRSQYIARKIGAQPGPAIDESNKVQWTFEPKVAESILEKWMKDGKVPIFRNQPIDRSSSGVTKKNGQITSFRTTKGSVFKGKMFIDASYEGDLMEAAGISYSTGRESISDYNEDAAGFRPGGSDQLSKVDPWKKKGDSSSGLIEGVGRVVKDAVSLKGKGDDYRLQSYNFRMTLTKQTDNRIPFTKPADYVESRYELLFRYYESGYTGTPFTSQLMPNIKTDSNAQSQVSTDMIGANYDDDGNYALWSYDKRRQIYLTHKSYTQGFFWAMANHPRIPKSLRDRVNEWGYAKDEYTKNGNWPYEIYIREGRRMNGVYTMRQSDIQTPPSRPNHSIGMGAYSLDVHQVERIVYNGEIRDEGKVHIATPGPFNIPLQALLPKPSDATNFLNPVTMSATHIAYSAIRMEPTYMVMGQGAATAACLAIDQGVNIQDVDMSTVIARLKADKAVLS from the coding sequence ATGGCAGCTCTACTGAGGAATcgtctcctcatcttcatcttcaccattTTGATGGTGTCGTATCTCATGACAACTGCTTCAGCTGCCCCAGCCGAGAGAGCAGATGTCCAGTATGATGTCGTCATCTACGGCAACACAGTCGCCGCGATAGCAGCGGCTGTGCAGACCAAGcgcatgaagaagagtgtTGCTATCGTCTTCCCCGGTAACACGCTGGGTGGCTTGACAACATCGGGTCTTGGATGGACAGACTCCAAGAAGGGAAGCTCTATTGGTGGCATTGCCAGGGAGTTTTACGGCAAGGTCTATACCTACTACCAGAAGACTAGTCCGTGGACACAAGAGACGCGCTCGCAATATATTGCACGAAAGATTGGAGCCCAGCCCGGTCCTGCTATTGACGAGAGCAACAAGGTTCAGTGGACTTTCGAACCCAAGGTTGCTGAGTCCATTCTTGAGAAGTGGATGAAGGATGGAAAGGTTCCCATCTTCCGCAACCAGCCCATTGATCGATCCAGCAGCGGAGTGACCAAGAAGAATGGCCAAATCACCTCTTTCAGAACTACCAAGGGAAGTGTCTTTAAGGGCAAGATGTTCATTGACGCCAGCTACGAAGGTGATCTCATGGAGGCCGCTGGTATCTCATACAGCACTGGACGTGAGAGCATCAGTGACTACAACGAAGATGCCGCTGGTTTTCGACCTGGAGGCTCTGATCAACTCTCCAAGGTTGATccctggaagaagaagggtgacTCAAGCAGCGGCCTCATCGAGGGCGTAGGCAGAGTTGTCAAGGATGCCGTTTCTCTTAAGGGCAAGGGCGATGACTATCGCCTACAATCTTACAACTTCCGCATGACTCTCACCAAGCAGACTGACAACAGGATCCCCTTCACCAAGCCCGCCGACTACGTCGAGTCTCGTTATGAGCTCCTCTTCCGTTACTACGAATCTGGATACACTGGAACTCCTTTCACCTCACAGCTCATGCCCAACATCAAGACCGACTCTAATGCTCAGAGCCAAGTCAGCACTGACATGATTGGCGCTAActacgacgatgatggcaacTACGCTCTCTGGTCTTATGACAAGCGTAGACAGATCTACCTCACACACAAGTCCTATACTCAGGGTTTCTTCTGGGCCATGGCCAACCATCCCCGTATTCCCAAGTCTCTGCGTGATAGGGTCAATGAATGGGGATACGCCAAGGATGAGTACACCAAGAATGGCAACTGGCCTTACGAGATCTACATTCGAGAGGGACGTCGCATGAACGGTGTCTACACCATGCGCCAAAGCGACATCCAGACTCCCCCATCCCGACCAAACCACAGCATCGGCATGGGTGCTTACTCTCTCGATGTTCACCAAGTCGAGCGAATCGTCTACAACGGAGAGATCCGCGACGAGGGCAAAGTTCACATCGCTACTCCAGGCCCCTTCAACATTCCTCTCCAGGCTCTCCTCCCCAAGCCTAGCGACGCAACCAACTTCCTCAACCCCGTTACCATGAGCGCTACCCACATCGCTTACTCTGCTATCCGTATGGAGCCTACATACATGGTCATGGGCCAGGGTGCTGCCACTGCGGCGTGTCTTGCTATCGACCAGGGCGTGAACATTCAAGACGTGGATATGTCCACAGTGATTGCGAGACTCAAGGCCGATAAGGCTGTGCTTTCATAG
- a CDS encoding hypothetical protein (EggNog:ENOG41) — MSQPTDGTARGSVPFLPPELSLRIIEESEEASICLVNHLSRGKLKCDGGFQDYTTVIYTRGEKHRDGTLSRGKLESLPMQHRCIAGVIRTSETPALPFDHSDDYSIELAISHLTKRTVVAELGMDEDIANPVLNLDKHAFMDYCPLKFINARYLGCTLLDRQFIATVPIEIGGDDNIRQLAGITRGNQTALTHRLRPDDDKLACEKIRKLMIRTNKVSYNVILRNLLMINHQLDKVRSVYRWSSNLCAYRDELVSSPLRPKWELLKNLDTLCIDMTGLTALHEEPLLGVQINKMARCLNLKTLILLGVPCLARYEAEILNEEQEGETGEDAWVACLEDNPYFRYEGTTLTSTNWLYLFKDLVRPGGRIHFIADMPPGSPYWPSPNASVEAIEDGLQ, encoded by the coding sequence ATGTCTCAGCCTACAGACGGCACCGCCCGTGGAAGCGTCCCATTCCTTCCCCCGGAGCTTAGCCTTCGGATCATCGAAGAATCTGAAGAGGCTTCTATCTGTCTTGTGAACCATCTCTCTAGAGGCAAGCTCAAATGTGACGGCGGCTTCCAGGACTATACCACAGTCATCTATACCCGTGGTGAGAAACACAGAGACGGGACATTGTCTCGTGGAAAACTGGAGTCTCTCCCGATGCAGCATCGTTGCATCGCGGGAGTCATCCGGACTTCAGAAACACCGGCTCTCCCCTTTGATCATTCAGACGACTATTCGATTGAGCTCGCAATCAGCCACCTCACAAAGCGTACGGTAGTAGCTGAGCTTGGTATGGACGAAGACATAGCCAATCCAGTCCTCAATCTGGATAAACACGCATTCATGGATTATTGTCCTCTCAAGTTTATCAACGCTCGCTATTTGGGATGTACATTGCTCGACAGACAATTCATCGCAACAGTTCCAATTGAGATTGGTGGCGACGACAATATTCGACAACTCGCCGGTATCACTCGAGGAAACCAAACCGCACTGACTCACCGACTACGACCAGACGATGACAAACTGGCCTGTGAAAAGATCAGAAAGTTGATGATCCGAACAAACAAAGTCTCCTACAACGTTATATTGAGAAATCTTCTCATGATCAATCATCAACTGGACAAAGTGCGTAGTGTTTATAGATGGAGCTCGAATTTATGCGCCTACCGAGACGAGCTTGTGAGCTCTCCACTGCGCCCCAAATGGGAACTGCTGAAAAATCTCGACACTCTTTGTATTGACATGACCGGACTGACGGCGCTCCATGAAGAACCTCTGCTGGGGGTTCAGATCAACAAGATGGCGCGCTGTCTTAATCTGAAAACACTCATACTCCTGGGTGTGCCATGTCTTGCTAGGTATGAAGCCGAGATTCTAAAtgaggagcaagaaggaGAGACAGGAGAGGATGCATGGGTTGCCTGTCTCGAGGACAACCCTTATTTCAGATATGAGGGCACCACTCTTACATCGACCAACTGGCTGTACCTCTTCAAGGACCTTGTTCGACCTGGTGGTCGAATCCATTTCATTGCAGATATGCCACCAGGCTCCCCGTATTGGCCCAGCCCAAACGCCAGTGTTGAGGCTATCGAGGACGGCTTACAGTGA
- a CDS encoding hypothetical protein (EggNog:ENOG41), whose product MILFNRKFERHNSEVVGSIYGGQKYLYGNGDLHRKYGDVVRTATNELSFRSPVALRDIYNHVSKDRPTFLKSDTFYTVDPSIPRPDIVFTRDPQDHRLQRRSLAHAFSAKALRDNEESVQFHVKLLLERLGQNAGPGTAGANMSEVFNWLTFDVIGDLTFGESFDSLNQWRPSEWVTWILGFISSLTLLPFINRFRISMKLAVSVMPSYLKQKIDMHTTEKVKKRVAMGNSRDREDFFAYILRKENHKLDLVHLREQAKVLMIAGSETTATLLAATTYYLLKNPDKLAYLQAEVRSVFSSQEEITGDAVAHLPYLNGVIEEGLRIFPPVPFGPPRVCPGATIAGHYVPKGVVVSVDGFATTHDERNFIRPDEFLPERWIGEGFGDRKEASKPFSLGPRGCLGINLAYMEARVTMASLAWKYDWELASQDLDWLASVRLHLIWQKPKLTVRYHPRDEVAAT is encoded by the exons ATGATCCTCTTCAACAGGAAATTTGAACGCCACAATTCAGAGGTTGTAGGAAGCATATATGGTGGACAAAAGTATCTTTACGGCAACG gcGATCTGCACCGCAAGTACGGCGATGTTGTCCGAACTGCCACCAATGAACTCAGCTTTAGATCTCCAGTCGCACTCAGGGACATTTACAATCATGTTTCCAAAGACAGACCCACGTTCCTGAAGAGTGACACCTTCTACACAGTTGATCCATCTATCCCACGCCCCGATATTGTGTTCACTAGAGATCCACAAGATCATCGGCTGCAGCGAAGATCTCTCGCTCATGCTTTCAGTGCAAAGGCATTGAGGGATAATGAAGAGTCTGTACAATTTCACGTCAAGTTACTCCTAGAGCGACTCGGACAAAATGCAGGACCTGGGACTGCGGGAGCCAACATGTCAGAGGTTTTCAACTGGTTGACCTTTGATGTTATTG GCGATCTCACTTTTGGCGAATCATTTGACTCGCTGAATCAATGGAGACCTAGCGAATGGGTGACTTGGATTCTTGGATTCATCTCTTCGCTCACTCTTCTCCCCTTCATCAACCGCTTCAGGATCTCAATGAAACTAGCCGTGTCTGTGATGCCGAGCTATCTCAAACAAAAGATCGACATGCATACAactgagaaggtcaagaagcggGTCGCAATGGGAAACTCCCGCGACCGTGAAGACTTCTTTGCTTACATCCTCAGGAAGGAAAATCACAAGCTGGATCTTGTTCATCTGCGGGAGCAGGCCAAGGTTCTCATGATCGCCGGGTCTGAGACGACAGCAACCCTACTCGCTGCTACGACATATTACTTGTTGAAGAACCCTGACAAGTTGGCTTACCTTCAGGCTGAGGTCCGCTCAGTGTTCTCGTCACAAGAAGAGATCACGGGTGATGCTGTGGCTCATCTTCCATATTTGAACGGCGTCATCGAAGAAGGTCTTCGCATCTTCCCTCCGGTCCCATTTGGTCCCCCGCGCGTCTGCCCAGGAGCCACTATCGCTGGACATTACGTCCCTAAAGGGGTCGTTGTATCTGTCGATGGATTTGCGACGACTCATGATGAACGCAACTTCATCCGACCAGATGAGTTTTTGCCAGAACGATGGATCGGCGAGGGCTTCGGAGATCGAAAAGAGGCTAGTAAACCCTTTTCGCTTGGCCCTCGAGGTTGCTTGGGTATAAATCTTGCGTACATGGAGGCGAGAGTCACAATGGCCTCGCTGGCTTGGAAGTACGATTGGGAGCTTGCCAGTCAGGATCTCGACTGGCTCGCGAGTGTCAGGCTGCATCTAATTTGGCAGAAACCGAAGCTCACGGTTCGCTATCACCCACGAGACGAAGTTGCAGCTACTTGA
- a CDS encoding hypothetical protein (EggNog:ENOG41~MEROPS:MER0000440) — MKSLLGPLLLGASRLAAATNGADSLVARAESSLKWEPCNLDLPDAAKELLKAGDCATIKVPLDYTDKNSDKTVELQLIRYNATKEPFKGSVLWNPGGPGISGIETLAYLGQDFRDIMGGHHNIISFDPRGVGRTIPFACGKNASAELTRRSLEPLPQADLWEYVKNEGWQTMQAIAESCYETQQEHGRFLSTAFTARDMMKIVDALGEDGKLRFWGISYGTILGQVAAAMFPDRIGRLLLDSNSLADAYLTSTGVGGPHDAEKSLVHLFTECVELGTKYCKLANYSGSSTTVEDLRDATVETFQKLKDLKTLPDGLSPKDYPYAGNSMLKQLKYGIMNFLSSPFNYPSVVEILSYAFEGDYKKALSIYKEDTSEWNLGTNAFQGIACSESSFRVSNPEDLYSMYQAHLAGSSFGDAIAADYIACGAWKFDAAEGVDTNTLRNVNTSFPVLVVNNANDPITSLNHAWQVSSRFRESRLLINEGVGHGVTSHASNCTLEAIAAYFVDGTLPDVGTRCKPNMPAFKVALPNA; from the exons ATGAAGTCTCTTCTTggccctctcctcctcggcgcGTCGCGTCTTGCAGCCGCGACAAATGGTGCTGATTCGCTGGTCGCCCGTGCAGAATCATCGCTGAAGTGGGAGCCTTGCAATCTCGATCTTCCTGATGCGGCAAAAGAGCTGCTGAAGGCTGGTGATTGTGCGACTATTAAGGTTCCTCTGGATTATACAGATAAAAATTCCGATAAGACAGTTGAGCTTCAATTGATCCGCTATAATGCCACAAAGGAGCCTTTCAAGGGCAGCGTTCTCTGGAACCCCGGCGGTCCGGGGATTTCTGGCATCGAGACCCTCGCTTATCTCGGACAGGACTTCCGCGA CATTATGGGCGGCCatcacaacatcatctcatttGACCCTCG AGGCGTTGGACGAACCATCCCTTTTGCCTGCGGCAAGAATGCTTCTGCTGAACTCACCCGTCGCAGCCTGGAACCACTGCCTCAAGCAGATCTCTGGGAATATGTAAAGAACGAGGGCTGGCAGACTATGCAAGCTATTGCTGAGTCCTGCTACGAAACCCAGCAGGAACACGGCCGCTTTCTCAGTACTGCCTTTACTGCTCgcgacatgatgaagattgtCGATGCTCTCGGTGAAGATGGCAAGCTTCGCTTCTGGGGCATTTCCTATGGCACTATTCTTGGTCAGGTCGCAGCTGCGATGTTTCCTGATCGCATTggccgtcttcttcttgactcgAACTCTTTGGCTGATGCGTATCTCACGTCAactggtgttggtggccCTCACGACGCTGAGAAGTCGCTTGTGCATCTGTTCACTGAGTGCGTTGAGCTCGGTACCAAATATTGCAAGCTGGCCAACTACTCTGGTAGCAGCACTACTGTTGAGGATTTGAGAGATGCTACGGTCGAGACCTtccagaagttgaaggaCCTGAAGACTCTACCTGATGGTCTTTCACCCAAAGACTATCCCTACGCTGGCAACTCTATGTTGAAGCAGCTGAAGTACGGCATTATGAACTTTCTGTCAAGCCCTTTCAACTATCCCTCAGTGGTAGAGATTCTGTCTTACGCTTTCGAGGGAGACTACAAGAAGGCTCTCAGCATCTACAAAGAGGACACATCTGAGTGGAACCTTGGTACCAACGCATTCCAGGGTATTGCTTGCTCCGAGTCTTCGTTCCGTGTCAGCAACCCCGAGGACCTGTACTCTATGTACCAGGCGCATCTCGCTGGGAGCTCCTTCGGAGATGCCATCGCCGCTGACTATATCGCCTGCGGTGCTTGGAAGTTCGACGCTGCTGAGGGCGTTGATACCAACACGCTTCGAAACGTCAACACAAGCTTCCCAGTCCTCGTAGTCAACAACGCAAACGATCCCATCACTTCCCTCAACCATGCTTGGCAGGTGTCTTCTCGATTTAGAGAGAGTCGACTATTGATCAACGAGGGAGTTGGG CACGGAGTCACATCGCATGCTTCTAACTGTACACTTGAGGCTATTGCTGCTTACTTTGTTGATGGTACCCTTCCAGACGTTGGTACGAGGTGCAAACCTAACATGCCCGCTTTCAAGGTCGCTCTCCCCAACGCATAA
- a CDS encoding hypothetical protein (EggNog:ENOG41) has product MSSPRAPEEEVIQPDAALQNVTDDEAYDNESERSSLTSLTSSILHGKVEGGRTYAVYGKEGKSPRISEYGLPMDEAELDRIDMCHAKYCALIGKNRYLAPLEKPQRILDLGCGTGS; this is encoded by the exons ATGTCGTCTCCTCGTGCTCCCGAAGAAGAGGTTATACAGCCTGACGCT GCTTTGCAGAATGTCACTGACGATGAG GCTTACGATAATGAGAGTGAGCGGTCGTCTTTGACATCTCTGACATCGTCTATTCTGCATGGAAAGGTCGAGGGCGGGAGAACCTACGCCGTGTATGGAAAAGAGGGCAAGTCTCCCAGA ATCTCAGAGTATGGGTTACCCATGGATGAGGCTGAGCTTGATCGCATCGATATGTGCCACGCTAAATACTGCGCGTTGATTGGAAAGAACCGTTATTTGGCGCCTCTGGAGAAGCCTCAGAGAATTCTAGATCTCGGCTGCGGTACAGGTTCGTGA
- a CDS encoding hypothetical protein (EggNog:ENOG41), with amino-acid sequence MAEEFPSAEVIGTDVAPTQPDWVPPNCHFEVDDIEREWTWKEDSFDFVYARDLLLAIRDWPALIDQTYTHLRGGGWVEFQAIVGVLGCDDDSIPEDSYLRKFSTMMEQGSAKFGASLTDPMRWKGWFEERGYQNVTERVFKLPFNPWPKDPRMKLLGAWEMENLLSGLEAMVTRMFQKGLGWTDAEVTVFLAFLRKEIKNPRMHGYWPYYVVYAQKPKEDS; translated from the exons ATGGCAGAAGAGTTTCCATCTGCAGAG GTCATTGGGACAGACGTTGCGCCGACGCAACCTGACTG GGTACCACCAAATTGTCACTTTGAGGTCGACGATATTGAAAGAGAATGGACATGGAAAGAAGATAGCTTTGACTTCGTTTATGCCCGAGATCTTCTGCTAGCGATTCGAGATTGGCCAGCTCTGATTGACCAAACATACAC ACATCTTCGAGGAGGCGGCTGGGTCGAGTTCCAAGCCATCGTCGGCGTTCTCGGCTGCGACGACGACTCCATCCCCGAAGACAGCTACCTCCGCAAATTCTCGACAATGATGGAGCAGGGCTCCGCGAAATTCGGTGCCAGTTTGACTGATCCAATGCGATGGAAGGGCTGGTTTGAAGAACGCGGGTACCAGAATGTCACAGAGCGAGTTTTCAAGCTTCCTTTCAACCCGTGGCCTAAGGATCCGCGTATGAAGCTCCTGGGGGCTTGGGAGATGGAGAATCTGCTAAGTGGTCTGGAAGCCATGGTTACGAGGATGTTTCAGAAAGGTCTTGGATGGACGGATGCTGAAGTCACCGTCTTCCTTGCATTTTTGAGAAAGGAAATTAAGAATCCTAGGATGCATGGGTACTGGCCTTA CTACGTTGTTTACGCTCAGAAGCCAAAAGAGGACTCATAA
- a CDS encoding hypothetical protein (EggNog:ENOG41): MKFSLFSLAALAASAMAAPAAQVAARQVPSVPVANGAVSQVESIATSQTVTKTVTKKITAVSVSNTGGVVKVLTIAVDQVKSQTTTIKEVITKVKSNAISKTAAIKVVTAEVHSLNELLTAVVNQLKDVVSIKINIPDVKVILGLVIQLLNELVGVAKEVLGMFGLDNVIGSAFELLFQTVATLLGLVTQLIGDIVPGLVDILSNILNTLSGTPLGPIIQPVSNIFDGLTGYLTQGTA, from the exons atgaagttcaGCCTTTTCTCCCTCGCTGCTCTGGCCGCTTCGGCCATGgctgctcctgctgctcaGGTTGCTGCTCGCCAGGTCCCATCTGTCCCAGTTGCCAACGGTGCTGTCAGCCAGGTTGAGAGCATCGCTACCTCCCAGACCGTCACCAAGACAGttaccaagaagatcactgCTGTCAGCGTTTCCAACACTGGCGGTGTTGTCAAGGTTCTCACCATTGCTGTTGACCAGGTCAAGAGCcagaccaccaccatca agGAGGTCATCACCAAGGTCAAGTCCAACGCCATCTCCAAGACTGCCGCCATCAAGGTCGTTACTGCCGAAGTCCACTCCCTCAACGAGCTCCTCACCGCCGTTGTCAACCAGCTCAAGGATGTCGTCagcatcaagatcaacatccCCGACGTCAAGGTCATTCTCGGCCTCGTTATCCAGCTTCTTAACGAGCTTGTCGGTGTCGCCAAGGAGGTTCTGGGCATGTTTGGCCTCGACAACGTTATTGGCAGCGCTTTCGAGCTCCTCTTCCAGACCGTCGCCACTCTCCTCGGCCTCGTCACCCAGCTCATCGGCGACATCGTTCCCGGTCTCGTCGACATCCTctccaacatcctcaacaccCTTTCGGGCACTCCTCTTGGACCCATCATCCAGCCCGTCTCCAACATCTTCGATGGCCTCACTGGCTACCTCACCCAGGGCACTGCTTAA
- a CDS encoding hypothetical protein (EggNog:ENOG41) produces the protein MHFATIIATVALAMGVAAEPASGDLPFNVISARIWSSEDCGGDSNNGNLGELTTHRDELNECFKFSDKVKSVSQYEHAKGCKLLLFTDSNCKRGQKTVKDDQCRETSSHFSSYKTVCN, from the exons ATGCATTTCGCTACCATCATCGCTACTGTTGCTCTCGCCATGGGCGTTGCTGCTGAGCCTGCCTCTGGCGATCTTCCCTTCAACGTCATTTCTGCCCGCATTTGGAGCTCTGAGGACTGCGGAGGTGACAGCAACAACGGAAATCTCGGCGAACTGACCACGCATCGTGATGAGCTCAATGAATGCTTCAAGTTCAGcgacaaggtcaagtctGTGAGCCAGTATGAGCATGCCAAGGGCTGCAAGC ttcttctcttcacagACAGCAACTGCAAGCGGGGACAGAAGACTGTCAAGGATGACCAGTGTCGGGAGACTTCTTCTCACTTCAGTAGCTACAAGACTGTTTGCAACTGA